One Ochotona princeps isolate mOchPri1 chromosome Y, mOchPri1.hap1, whole genome shotgun sequence genomic window, caactcatgccatcatgtgtagaaggacacatgaaccagtctcatgctaggcaggtgaaaatcatcagactggaaagggatgtgcttcttacctgccagCTGTATCCACTGTCAGGTTTCTCTTCCACTTCTGTGATCTTGCCCTTAAAACGACCAAAGTGCAGCCCCAATAgcagatcagatgcttcattaaatactccAAGCCCAGTCTCTGGAATGCTTGATGGGCCAATTCGAAGTCCAGGGGGCACATTGAGGAGAGCACGGCTAGGATGTCCCTTTTCCACTGGATTGTCCTTTAGAAACACGGGGGGGGGGGTCCAtgagcagcactgctcttcaggAAGCATATCTGACACTTCTCACAATCTGGAGATGAGAGTGGAAGGGATTAGGAAAGTACACCAAACGTTGTTGGCTATAGAGAGcatcagaagcagccaagtgCTCACATCACTCAGCCTCAGTCTTGCATCCCAAGTTACCCgaagacagaatgatgtaagaccaaattacaagtggaatttcaatacagactatgggatttttctttgtggatgtgccaaagggtcacttacacaggtagtcatcatcctcagtctcactgaactctttgtatgtctgaccctttcttcctttcaagttgtacatctgaaatgcttcattctcatcctttcttctgagttctgagatggagagactaagtcagtgaagttatcagttcttttaggtttaatgtttcaaataaaattaagggctttcaagacaaggaaaaactgcatgcacatttgtttttcattacaatctctggttttaattcatttcccctgaagtttgaatatctgtttatttaaaaggcaaagaatgaCACATCTAGAGATTGAGACAGCACTTGAGAGAATCAGAgcatacagaaggcagagagaggtggggaggttcactttttgagtaacctggatagcacccaaatcagtctcagatcagaaagctttattcagttttcccagagagttgtaagacctcaatcacttatctcctcaccaagtgttactaagttgtatatcaacaatttgcaagagtcagagatagggtcagttctgaaacccaggcactctgccatgggaatCAGGCATATTAACTACCATCTTCACTCCTAGCACAACTGAATTCCTCTCCATGAAGTGTTTGCATGTAGGCTAAGTAACCTGatcccaattattttttttagatcatccccaaagagcttaaaatgtaatcatgtttctagaggctctatttgttttgtgttgaatGTAACCCAAGCATGCAATTGCATCCCTCACAGCTTGACCATCCTCAAAAAGCTTCACCCTCATTGCGCTTCCCAGTGGGCCTAAAGAGAcaactcctgaaattattttcttactaagtttttgtgtagagtgctgtcctgagctgtttgGTTCCTTAGGATGGAACACTGCTTTCCGGCCCTTCTTTGAGCCAGTTATGTTTAGTAAATTTGCTATTCCTGATGATTCCTTcatactgatttcattatgtaaaggc contains:
- the LOC131478700 gene encoding LOW QUALITY PROTEIN: histone-lysine N-methyltransferase PRDM7-like (The sequence of the model RefSeq protein was modified relative to this genomic sequence to represent the inferred CDS: deleted 2 bases in 1 codon), with amino-acid sequence MKESSGIANLLNITGSKKGRKAVFHPKEPNSSGQHSTQKLKLRRKDENEAFQMYNLKGRKGQTYKEFSETEDDDYLYCEKCQICFLKSSAAHGPPPVFLKDNPVEKGHPSRALLNVPPGLRIGPSSIPETGLGVFNEASDLLLGLHFGRFKGKITEVEEKPDSGYSWQIAKGRNSHEYVDGKYTSLANWMRYVNCARNDEEQNLVAFQYHRQIFYHTCQVIKPGCELLIWYGDEYGQKLGSRTRRGRAPQVRRMMTVKENELSVHLQPEYEFEITAATVTAIATGGYDCVRPGMAGLCGSSDGSSLINMFGLAC